From the genome of Delphinus delphis chromosome 8, mDelDel1.2, whole genome shotgun sequence, one region includes:
- the SMTNL1 gene encoding smoothelin-like protein 1: protein MEQKEGKPSEDGTPVSPTTEVPETVGGGASAEEEATGPAERTITEGPPDGAGKQERAPAEDSITAEFQGESKGEAELQKEDSRKKETTVAPQEMADWKEETNSEPKETEGKEEITLASEKQQADEKEAKPGSREKANVNDEVQAAGNEEAKAGDREAAGNEEAKAGDREAAGKEEAKVGGREAKGKEEAKAGDREAAGKEEAKAGDREAAGKEEAKAGDREASGKDETKAGDREAAGKEEAKAGDREAAGKEEAKVGGREAKGKEEAKAGDREAAGKEEAKAGDREASGKDETKAGGREAAGKEEAKAGDREASGKEEAMAGGREAAGKEEAKAGDREAAGKEEAKVGGREAAGKQEATVASQEVSNKTEEPKAETQEKASAPEAKSDSQKTAVEDEAKPKPQEEEVKEEVEPGCPDEEQDQGAEKGAEEGAGALPRSAEEWPESPTEEGSGLSPDGLSPDTAASGETSPSASESSPSDVSQSPTEPPPSQEKKKDKAPERRVSAPARPRGPRAQNRKAIVDKFGGAASGPTALFRNTKAAGAAIGGVKNMLLEWCRAMTRSYEHVDIQNFSSSWSSGMAFCALIHKFFPDAFDYAALDPAKRRHNFSLAFSTAEKLADCAQLLEVDDMVRLAVPDSKCVYTYIQELYRSLVQKGLVKTKKK, encoded by the exons AtggagcagaaggaagggaagccCTCTGAGGACGGAACCCCTGTGTCCCCAACCACGGAGGTCCCGGAGACAGTGGGAGGGGGAGCCTCTGCTGAGGAGGAGGCCACAGGCCCAGCTGAGAGGACCATCACAGAGGGGCCTCCAGACGGAGCAGGAAAGCAGGAGAGGGCACCAGCTGAGGATAGCATTACAGCTGAATTCCAGGGGGAATCCAAAGGGGAGGCTGAACTTCAAAAGGAGGACAGCAGGAAGAAAGAGACCACTGTGGCTCCTCAGGAGATGGCTGATTGGAAAGAAGAGACCAACTCCGAACCCAAGGAGACGGAGGGAAAAGAGGAGATCACGTTGGCCTCTGAGAAGCAGCAGGCTGATGAGAAAGAGGCCAAGCCTGGATCTAGGGAGAAAGCCAATGTGAATGATGAGGTGCAGGCTGCTGGGAATGAGGAGGCCAAGGCTGGAGACAGGGAGGCTGCTGGGAATGAGGAGGCCAAGGCTGGAGACAGGGAGGCtgctgggaaggaggaggccaaggttggaggcagggaggccaaagggaaggaggaggccaaggctggagacagggaggctgctgggaaggaggaggccaaggctggagacagggaggctgctgggaaggaggaggccaAGGCTGGAGACcgggaggcttctgggaaggaCGAGACCAAGGCTGGAGACAGGGAGGCTGCTGGGAAGGAGGAAGCCAAGGCTGGAGACAGGGAGGCtgctgggaaggaggaggccaaggttggaggcagggaggccaaagggaaggaggaggccaaggctggagacagggaggctgctgggaaggaggaggccaaggctggagacagggaggcttctgggaaggaCGAGACcaaggctggaggcagggaggctgctgggaaggaggaggccaaggctggagacagggaggcttctgggaaggaggaagccatggctggaggcagggaagctgctgggaaggaggaggccaaggctggagacagggaggctgctgggaaggaggaggccaaggttggaggcagggaggctgctggGAAGCAGGAGGCCACAGTGGCCTCTCAGGAGGTGAGCAACAAGACGGAGGAGCCCAAGGCTGAAACCCAAGAGAAAGCCAGTGCCCCAGAGGCCAAGTCGGACTCTCAGAAGACTGCCGTGGAAGATGAGGCCAAGCCTAAACCACAGGAggaggaggtgaaggaggaggtg GAGCCAGGCTGTCCTGATGAAGAGCAGGACCAGGGCGCggagaaaggggcagaggaaggggcaggagcGCTTCCCCGGTCCGCCGAGGAATGGCCCGAGAGCCCCACGGAGGAGGGCAGCGGCCTCAGCCCAG ATGGGCTGAGTCCAGACACCGCAGCTTCCGGAGAGACCAGTCCTTCAGCCAG TGAATCTTCACCCAGCGACGTGTCCCAGAGCCCCACGGAGCCCCCTCCCTcacaggagaagaagaaagacaagGCGCCAGAGCGCAGGGTGTCAGCCCCTGCCCGGCCCCGGGGGCCCCGTGCCCAGAACCGCAAAGCCATCGTAGACAAGTTTGGGGG GGCAGCCTCGGGCCCCACGGCCCTGTTCCGGAACACCAAGGCCGCGGGGGCAGCCATCGGCGGCGTTAAGAACATGCTCTTGGAGTGGTGTCGGGCCATGACGAGGAGCTACGAG CATGTGGACATCCAGAACTTCTCCTCAAGCTGGAGCAGTGGCATGGCCTTCTGCGCCCTCATCCACAAGTTCTTCCCCGATGCCTTTGACTACGCTGCGCTGGACCCTGCCAAGCGCCGGCACAACTTCTCCCTGGCCTTCTCCACAGCCGA GAAACTGGCCGACTGCGCCCAGCTGCTGGAAGTGGATGACATGGTGCGGCTGGCAGTGCCCGACTCCAAGTGCGTCTACACCTACATCCAGGAGCTGTACCGCAGCCTCGTGCAGAAGGGACTGGTGAAGACCAAGAAGAAATGA
- the UBE2L6 gene encoding ubiquitin/ISG15-conjugating enzyme E2 L6, producing MTASKRVAKELEDLQKELPRYLRNLFSDDANVLVWHALLLPEKPPYNLKAFNLRISFPEEYPFKPPTVTFTTRIYHPNVDSNGRVCLPLISKENWKPFTKTCQVLEALNVLVNKPDLGQPLRLELADQLTQDPELFNRRAKEFTLQFGVDRPS from the exons GAGCTGGAGGACCTTCAGAAGGAGCTCCCCAGGTACCTGCGGAACCTGTTCAGCGATGATGCCAACGTGCTGGTGTGGCACGCTCTCCTCCTGCCT GAGAAACCTCCCTACAACCTCAAGGCCTTCAACCTGCGCATCAGCTTCCCTGAGGAGTATCCATTCAAGCCTCCGACAGTGACATTCACAACCAGGATCTACCACCCCAACGTGGACAGCAACGGGCGGGTGTGCTTGCCCCTCATCAGCaaggagaactggaagcctttcACCAAGACCTGCCAAG TTTTGGAGGCCCTCAACGTGCTGGTGAATAAACCAGATCTGGGGCAGCCCCTTCGCTTGGAGCTTGCCGACCAGCTGACACAGGACCCGGAGCTATTCAACAGAAGGGCCAAAGAGTTCACCCTCCAGTTTGGAGTGGACCGACCCTCCTAA